A single window of Vibrio gazogenes DNA harbors:
- the hypA gene encoding hydrogenase maturation nickel metallochaperone HypA: protein MHELSLSLKTIDLVVEHAHQRQSHRVTAVTLGIGVLSCIEPDALLTGLQFASRETLAEGAQFLVEMIPATAWCEECQQQVDIETHYTGCPLCHSYQLIVETGQELKIKSIEVESYV from the coding sequence ATGCATGAATTATCTCTGAGTCTGAAAACGATTGATCTTGTCGTTGAACATGCCCATCAGCGCCAATCTCATCGGGTAACGGCAGTGACCTTGGGAATCGGCGTGCTTTCTTGTATTGAGCCGGATGCGTTATTGACCGGCCTGCAATTTGCGAGTCGCGAGACTTTAGCGGAAGGTGCGCAATTTTTAGTGGAGATGATTCCTGCCACCGCTTGGTGTGAAGAGTGCCAACAGCAAGTTGATATTGAGACCCATTATACCGGTTGTCCGCTTTGTCATTCATATCAGTTAATCGTTGAAACCGGACAAGAATTAAAAATTAAATCGATAGAGGTAGAATCTTATGTGTAG